One segment of Deinococcus sp. Leaf326 DNA contains the following:
- a CDS encoding helix-turn-helix transcriptional regulator encodes MSPVDTSLATTLRTWRDRLSPPQLGTGTGGTRRAAGLRREELAELAGLSVDYLVRLEQGRATTPSAPVVAALAHALRLSRTERDHFYRLAGLQPPGDHAVSERISPGVQRVLQRLGDVAVAVFTADWRLLWWNGSWSALLGDPSGTAPEDRSFVYARFPVPGRRGFVPAWPVHSERPEATDRAVVADLRRVTTQYPDDPHLAELLTTLLEGSPDFARLWRAGAVGEYTGDRKTVEHPLVGEIVVDCDVLSTGEDGLRIVVMTVPAGSPDALKLAQVSRAGEAPVPR; translated from the coding sequence ATGAGCCCTGTGGACACCAGCCTCGCTACGACCCTGCGGACGTGGCGTGACCGCCTCTCTCCGCCCCAGCTAGGCACCGGTACCGGGGGCACGCGCCGCGCGGCGGGTCTGCGGCGCGAGGAACTGGCCGAGCTGGCTGGGCTGTCGGTCGACTATCTCGTGCGGCTTGAGCAGGGCCGGGCGACCACGCCGTCGGCGCCGGTCGTCGCCGCGCTGGCCCACGCCCTCCGGCTCAGCCGGACCGAGCGCGACCACTTCTACCGCCTGGCGGGGCTTCAGCCGCCCGGCGACCATGCCGTCAGCGAGCGCATCTCGCCGGGGGTGCAGCGCGTCCTCCAGCGGCTGGGCGACGTGGCGGTCGCCGTCTTCACGGCCGACTGGCGCCTGCTGTGGTGGAACGGAAGCTGGTCGGCGCTTCTGGGCGATCCGTCCGGAACTGCCCCCGAGGACCGCAGCTTCGTCTATGCGCGGTTTCCTGTGCCGGGCCGGCGCGGCTTTGTCCCGGCCTGGCCGGTTCATTCCGAGCGCCCGGAGGCGACCGACCGCGCGGTGGTCGCCGACCTGCGCCGCGTGACCACGCAGTACCCCGACGATCCGCACCTGGCCGAACTGCTGACCACCCTCCTGGAAGGCAGCCCCGACTTCGCCCGGCTATGGCGTGCGGGGGCGGTCGGCGAATACACCGGCGACCGCAAGACGGTCGAGCATCCCCTCGTCGGGGAGATCGTGGTGGACTGCGACGTGCTGTCCACCGGCGAGGACGGCCTGCGGATCGTCGTCATGACGGTTCCTGCGGGCAGTCCCGACGCCCTCAAGCTCGCACAGGTGAGCCGCGCCGGGGAGGCGCCTGTACCCCGCTAG
- a CDS encoding alpha/beta fold hydrolase, translating into MPYITVGQENGQPIELFFEDHGQGQPVVLIHGYPLNGRSWERQEAALLQAGYRVITYDRRGFGQSSQPSSGYNYDTFAADLDALLSHLNLQDVVLGGFSMGTGEVTRYIGRYGSARVKKAVLIGVIPPYLLKTDDNPEGVDGSVFEGIKDAVRKDRFAYLTDFFKNFYNTDKLLGTRVSEEVLHANFNLAARASATATLQCVDAWLEDFRADVAKIDVPTLIIHGDADNVLPIAATAHRLPALIQGSELVVVKDGPHNILWTFPDEVNTALLAFLKK; encoded by the coding sequence ATGCCCTACATTACCGTCGGTCAGGAAAACGGCCAGCCCATCGAACTGTTCTTCGAGGACCACGGCCAGGGTCAGCCGGTTGTGCTCATCCACGGCTATCCCCTCAACGGCCGTTCGTGGGAACGCCAGGAAGCGGCGCTGCTCCAGGCCGGCTACCGCGTCATTACCTATGACCGCCGGGGGTTCGGGCAGTCGAGCCAGCCTTCTTCGGGCTACAACTACGACACCTTCGCCGCCGATCTTGACGCGCTGCTCTCGCACCTCAACTTGCAGGACGTTGTGCTCGGCGGCTTCTCGATGGGTACGGGGGAAGTCACCCGTTACATCGGCCGCTACGGCTCGGCGCGCGTGAAGAAGGCCGTGCTGATCGGGGTGATCCCGCCGTACCTCCTGAAGACCGACGACAACCCCGAAGGGGTGGACGGCAGCGTGTTCGAGGGCATCAAGGACGCGGTGCGTAAGGACCGTTTCGCCTACCTGACGGATTTCTTCAAGAACTTCTACAACACCGACAAGCTGCTTGGCACCCGCGTGAGCGAGGAAGTGCTGCACGCGAACTTCAACCTCGCGGCCCGCGCCTCGGCCACCGCCACCCTGCAGTGCGTCGACGCCTGGCTCGAGGACTTCCGGGCGGATGTGGCCAAGATCGACGTGCCCACGCTGATCATTCACGGTGACGCCGACAACGTGTTGCCTATCGCCGCGACGGCCCACCGCCTGCCCGCGCTGATCCAGGGCAGCGAACTGGTGGTCGTCAAGGACGGACCGCACAACATCCTGTGGACCTTCCCCGACGAAGTGAACACGGCGCTCCTCGCCTTCCTCAAGAAGTAG
- a CDS encoding SDR family NAD(P)-dependent oxidoreductase, producing the protein MTITFITGANKGLGFETARRLSELGHTVLIGARDPERGHTAAEQLGGGARFVLIDVTDDESVARAAADVQAHEGRVDVLINNAGILGTHVPAGELTGPDALEVFNTNVASIVRVTHAFLPLLRRSAQPSVVNVTSGLGSFDRVHDAERIESRVIAPLYTASKSAVTMLTLQYARALPEIRFNAADPGYTATDFNSNSGYQTVQEGTDAVVTLATEGPEAGTGRFIDRAGTVGW; encoded by the coding sequence GTGACCATCACCTTCATCACCGGCGCCAACAAGGGCCTTGGATTCGAAACTGCCCGCCGCCTGAGCGAACTCGGCCACACGGTCCTGATCGGTGCGCGCGACCCCGAGCGCGGCCACACGGCTGCCGAACAGCTGGGCGGCGGCGCTCGCTTCGTGCTCATCGACGTCACCGACGACGAGTCGGTGGCCCGCGCCGCCGCCGACGTTCAGGCGCACGAGGGCCGTGTGGACGTGCTCATCAACAATGCCGGCATTCTCGGCACCCACGTTCCCGCCGGGGAACTCACTGGGCCGGACGCCCTGGAGGTCTTCAACACCAACGTGGCGAGCATCGTGCGCGTGACCCACGCCTTCTTGCCCCTACTGCGGCGGTCGGCGCAGCCCTCGGTCGTCAACGTCACCAGCGGTCTGGGTTCCTTCGACCGCGTCCACGACGCCGAACGGATCGAGTCCAGGGTCATCGCCCCGCTCTACACAGCGTCCAAGTCGGCCGTCACCATGCTCACCCTCCAGTACGCGCGGGCGCTGCCGGAGATCCGGTTCAACGCGGCCGACCCCGGCTACACCGCGACCGACTTCAACAGCAACAGCGGCTACCAGACCGTTCAGGAGGGCACGGACGCCGTCGTCACCCTGGCGACCGAGGGTCCGGAAGCGGGCACCGGGCGCTTCATCGACCGCGCGGGGACGGTCGGCTGGTAA
- the mnmA gene encoding tRNA 2-thiouridine(34) synthase MnmA, producing the protein MTTVPAAPTSSPSPAPVAGERVLCAMSGGVDSSVTAALLKDQGYQVVGAMMRFWPDDKRVDTFDSCCSPDAAYEARRVAEQVGVPFYLLDYREQFQRHIVGPFLDEYARGRTPNPCVNCNTKVKFDELVKKARMLGCRYVATGHYVKRVENARGEVEFWRGDDPRKDQTYFLWGTPRDALPYILFPVGELEKPRVREIAAEKGLLTARKPESQNICFVPGKVQDYVAEQLPQVSGQIREIASGEVVGEHLGTQFYTLGQKKGLGLFQSHRVRHVVHLDPATNTVWVGDYNDCLWTGLRAEGANYLLDLAELPRELEVQVRYRTAPVRARVTHADEHGFSLEFDEPQFAVAPGQSAVLYDGPRLLGGGLIADHVRELPALH; encoded by the coding sequence ATGACGACGGTTCCGGCAGCCCCCACTTCTTCGCCCTCGCCCGCGCCCGTGGCGGGAGAACGGGTGCTGTGCGCGATGTCGGGCGGCGTGGACTCCAGCGTGACGGCCGCGCTGCTCAAGGACCAGGGGTATCAGGTCGTGGGCGCCATGATGCGGTTCTGGCCCGACGACAAACGCGTCGACACCTTCGACAGCTGCTGCTCGCCCGACGCCGCCTACGAGGCCCGGCGCGTGGCCGAGCAGGTGGGCGTGCCCTTCTACCTGCTGGACTACCGCGAGCAGTTCCAGCGCCACATCGTCGGGCCTTTTCTGGACGAGTACGCGCGTGGGCGCACCCCCAACCCCTGCGTGAACTGCAACACCAAGGTCAAGTTCGACGAACTGGTCAAGAAGGCGCGGATGCTCGGCTGCCGATATGTGGCGACCGGCCACTATGTCAAGCGGGTCGAGAACGCGCGCGGCGAGGTCGAGTTCTGGCGGGGCGACGATCCCCGCAAGGACCAGACCTACTTTCTGTGGGGCACGCCGCGGGACGCGCTGCCGTACATCCTGTTCCCGGTAGGCGAGCTGGAAAAGCCGCGTGTGCGCGAAATCGCCGCCGAAAAGGGCCTGCTCACCGCCCGCAAGCCCGAGAGCCAGAACATCTGCTTCGTGCCGGGGAAGGTGCAGGACTACGTCGCTGAGCAGCTTCCGCAGGTGAGCGGCCAGATTCGCGAGATCGCCTCGGGCGAGGTCGTGGGCGAGCACCTGGGCACGCAGTTCTACACGCTGGGTCAGAAGAAGGGCCTGGGTCTGTTCCAGTCTCACCGCGTGCGGCACGTGGTTCACCTCGACCCCGCGACGAACACGGTCTGGGTCGGCGACTACAACGACTGCCTGTGGACCGGGCTGCGCGCCGAGGGCGCCAACTACCTGCTCGACCTCGCCGAGCTTCCGCGTGAGCTGGAGGTGCAGGTGCGCTACCGCACGGCGCCGGTCCGGGCGCGGGTCACGCACGCCGACGAGCACGGATTCTCGCTGGAATTCGACGAACCTCAGTTCGCGGTGGCCCCCGGTCAGAGCGCGGTGCTGTATGACGGCCCCCGGCTGCTGGGCGGCGGCCTCATCGCGGACCACGTGCGGGAACTGCCCGCCCTTCACTGA
- the recG gene encoding ATP-dependent DNA helicase RecG, which translates to MATVQEMRERLRRPLAAELSGGCHDRVVAGGVERLLASPLASPFPQVREKLSGYAALEAAGRAEALSAALALLDAPEKKGTAPARPRAQAVRQATPAPVPGERLPLDAETARLDTGPGGARKLATLGLHTLRDVLHAYPHRHEDRRALPDLSEVEEGQKVTVSGQVVSKHRRSPKPGMQILEIVLETPSGGRVRASWFNQPWVERQLKEGARLVLTGRVKKFGRTVQLGVEHLETVDGAQDSLSTGRIVGVYDSKEGISQEFLRRAAHKALQAAPPGDYLPVHWRQKYGVTDLADALWGIHLPTDEAHLSRATARLRFDEYLFLELRMLLQGEDAVLQGKRFEARGEDIHTFEGALPFRFTNAQRRVLLEITDDMRSDRQMARLVQGDVGSGKTAVAACALYLAVRDGYQGALMAPTEILARQHYANLVGYLGQLDVRVGLLIGAMTPKTKLEMQTRIAQGDVDVVVGTQALIQENVQFDHLGLAVVDEEHRFGVQQRRKLLRSRPDVLVMSATPIPRSLALTAYGDLELSVIDELPPGRTPVETKLIQDTHRAQAYGFVMRQIREGRQAFVVTALIEENENLELLAATQLADDLKVLLPEARVDLLHGKMSAAEKDHVMERFRAREFDVLVSTTVIEVGVDVPNASVMVIENAERFGLAQLHQLRGRVGRGSAQSYCVLVAGEHSKKTRQRLKIIESSTDGFVIAEADLKLRGPGELRGTRQSGIPDLRLADLANDAEIIEQARELAKHILAHDPRLEHPRLGYLRAELQNRSQSVAFREVI; encoded by the coding sequence ATGGCGACGGTTCAGGAAATGCGGGAACGGCTGCGGCGGCCTCTGGCGGCAGAACTCTCCGGAGGCTGCCACGACCGCGTGGTGGCGGGCGGCGTCGAACGGCTGCTGGCCTCGCCGCTCGCCAGTCCCTTTCCGCAGGTCCGCGAAAAACTGAGCGGTTACGCAGCGCTGGAGGCCGCCGGGCGGGCCGAGGCCCTGAGCGCCGCGTTGGCCCTGCTCGACGCCCCCGAGAAGAAGGGAACGGCTCCGGCCCGGCCACGCGCCCAGGCCGTCCGGCAGGCCACCCCGGCGCCCGTGCCCGGCGAGCGCCTGCCCCTGGACGCCGAAACCGCGCGGCTGGACACCGGCCCCGGCGGCGCGCGCAAGCTGGCGACCCTGGGGCTGCACACCCTGCGCGACGTGCTGCACGCCTACCCGCACCGCCACGAGGACCGGCGCGCGCTGCCCGACCTCTCGGAAGTCGAGGAAGGCCAGAAGGTCACGGTGTCGGGGCAGGTCGTCAGCAAGCACCGCCGCAGCCCCAAGCCGGGGATGCAGATTCTGGAGATCGTGCTCGAGACCCCCTCGGGCGGCCGGGTGCGCGCGAGCTGGTTCAATCAGCCCTGGGTCGAGCGGCAACTCAAGGAAGGCGCGCGCTTGGTCCTGACAGGCCGGGTCAAGAAGTTCGGGCGCACCGTGCAACTGGGCGTCGAGCACCTGGAAACGGTGGACGGCGCGCAGGATTCGCTGAGCACCGGGCGCATCGTCGGCGTGTACGACAGCAAGGAGGGCATCTCGCAGGAGTTCCTGCGCCGCGCGGCCCACAAGGCACTTCAGGCCGCGCCGCCCGGCGACTACCTGCCGGTGCACTGGCGCCAGAAGTACGGCGTGACCGACCTCGCCGACGCGCTGTGGGGCATCCACCTGCCTACCGACGAGGCGCACCTGTCACGCGCCACCGCCCGGCTGCGCTTCGACGAGTACCTGTTCCTGGAGCTGCGGATGCTCCTTCAGGGCGAGGACGCGGTCTTGCAGGGCAAGCGGTTCGAGGCGCGCGGCGAGGACATCCACACCTTCGAGGGCGCGCTGCCCTTCCGCTTCACGAACGCGCAGCGCCGCGTGCTGCTGGAGATCACCGACGATATGCGCAGCGACCGCCAGATGGCGCGGCTGGTGCAGGGCGACGTCGGCAGCGGCAAGACAGCGGTGGCCGCCTGTGCGCTCTACCTCGCCGTGCGCGACGGCTACCAGGGCGCGCTGATGGCCCCGACCGAGATTCTGGCGCGGCAGCACTACGCCAATCTCGTGGGCTACCTGGGGCAGCTCGACGTGCGGGTGGGCCTGCTCATCGGCGCGATGACGCCCAAGACCAAGCTGGAGATGCAGACGCGCATCGCCCAGGGCGACGTGGACGTGGTCGTGGGCACCCAGGCCCTGATCCAGGAGAACGTGCAGTTCGACCACCTGGGGCTGGCGGTGGTGGACGAGGAGCACCGGTTCGGCGTGCAGCAGCGGCGCAAGCTGCTCAGGAGCCGCCCCGACGTGCTCGTCATGTCGGCCACCCCAATTCCGCGCAGTCTGGCCCTCACTGCCTACGGCGACCTGGAACTCAGCGTCATCGACGAACTGCCGCCGGGCCGCACGCCGGTCGAGACCAAGCTCATCCAGGACACCCACCGCGCCCAGGCCTACGGATTCGTCATGCGCCAGATCCGCGAGGGCAGGCAGGCCTTCGTGGTCACGGCCCTCATTGAGGAGAACGAGAACCTGGAACTGCTGGCCGCCACGCAGCTCGCCGACGACCTCAAGGTTTTACTGCCCGAGGCGCGCGTGGACCTGCTGCACGGCAAGATGTCGGCCGCCGAGAAGGACCACGTGATGGAACGTTTCCGGGCGCGCGAGTTCGACGTGCTCGTGTCCACGACCGTCATCGAGGTGGGGGTGGACGTGCCCAACGCCTCGGTGATGGTCATCGAAAACGCCGAGCGCTTCGGCCTCGCGCAGCTTCACCAGCTCCGGGGCCGCGTCGGGCGTGGCAGCGCCCAGAGCTACTGCGTCCTCGTGGCCGGCGAGCACAGCAAGAAGACCCGCCAGCGCCTCAAGATCATCGAAAGTAGCACTGACGGCTTCGTCATCGCGGAGGCCGACCTCAAGCTGCGCGGTCCCGGCGAGCTGCGCGGCACCCGCCAGAGCGGGATTCCGGACCTGCGCCTCGCCGACCTCGCCAACGACGCCGAGATCATTGAGCAGGCGCGCGAACTCGCCAAGCACATTCTGGCCCACGACCCCCGGCTGGAGCATCCCCGCCTGGGCTACCTGCGCGCCGAATTACAGAACCGCTCGCAGAGCGTGGCCTTCCGCGAGGTGATCTGA
- a CDS encoding MDR family MFS transporter gives MTDLPSAPSGAAAAGAPPVPTPPTPAELRLRALATAGLVVGIFLNAMEASVVSTAMPSVIRELRGESLYALPFAVYLLTSTVSSPLWGRGSDILGRKKLYLVGVLLFLIGSALCGAAQSMPWLIGARAVQGLGAGALLTISLTIVGELYNLEERGKVQAFISGVWGISGLAGPLLGGWLTDSLSWRWTFLVSLPFGVLAFALVARFLKQTGIRRAARLDWPGAALFTAGSALIVWGLETRAWLLAGLGVLVLAGAIATELRHPAPLLPMKALRERVPGVAFAGNLLGGAAYFGVIAYLPLYAQSLSGGGATAAGAILTPMLVGWTLTSILSARLIRSVPLARLSQLGFALLVVMFALLILAVHAPLWVTSALGFAVGMGMGFSMLSLLLAAQQSATGGELGAVTSGVLFARQMGGALGTAVMALLIGPAAIAAGGFELAEGLRRAYVLSLGLVAAAFVVSLWLPVVRAAPASPAEPVPLGQD, from the coding sequence ATGACCGACCTCCCCTCTGCCCCGTCCGGCGCCGCTGCCGCCGGGGCGCCCCCTGTTCCTACCCCGCCCACTCCGGCCGAGCTGCGCCTGCGCGCCCTGGCGACTGCCGGGCTGGTGGTGGGCATCTTCCTGAACGCGATGGAGGCCAGCGTGGTCTCGACCGCCATGCCCAGCGTGATCCGCGAGTTGCGCGGCGAGTCGCTCTACGCGCTGCCCTTTGCCGTCTACCTGCTGACCAGCACGGTCTCCAGCCCGCTGTGGGGCCGGGGGTCGGACATCCTGGGACGCAAGAAGCTGTACCTCGTCGGCGTCCTGCTGTTCCTGATCGGCAGCGCCCTGTGCGGCGCGGCGCAGAGCATGCCCTGGCTCATCGGCGCGCGGGCGGTGCAGGGCCTGGGCGCAGGCGCGCTGCTCACCATCTCGCTGACCATCGTGGGCGAGTTGTACAACCTCGAGGAACGCGGCAAGGTGCAGGCCTTCATCAGTGGGGTGTGGGGCATCTCGGGGCTGGCCGGGCCACTTCTGGGCGGCTGGCTCACCGATTCGCTGTCGTGGCGCTGGACCTTTCTGGTTTCACTGCCCTTTGGGGTGCTGGCCTTCGCCCTCGTCGCGCGCTTTCTCAAGCAGACGGGCATTCGCCGGGCGGCGCGGCTCGACTGGCCCGGTGCGGCGCTGTTCACGGCCGGCAGCGCCCTGATCGTCTGGGGCCTGGAAACCCGGGCGTGGCTGCTCGCCGGGCTGGGGGTCCTCGTGCTGGCCGGCGCCATCGCCACCGAGTTGCGTCACCCGGCCCCGTTGCTGCCCATGAAGGCGCTGCGCGAGCGCGTGCCGGGGGTGGCCTTCGCCGGCAATTTGCTCGGGGGCGCGGCCTACTTCGGGGTTATCGCCTACCTGCCGCTGTACGCCCAGAGTCTGTCGGGCGGCGGCGCGACGGCGGCCGGGGCCATCCTGACCCCCATGCTCGTCGGCTGGACCCTGACGAGCATCCTCTCGGCCCGGCTGATCCGTTCGGTGCCCCTGGCGCGGCTCTCTCAGCTGGGGTTCGCGCTGCTCGTGGTGATGTTTGCCCTCCTGATCCTGGCGGTCCACGCGCCGCTGTGGGTCACGAGCGCGCTGGGGTTCGCGGTCGGCATGGGCATGGGGTTCTCGATGCTCAGCCTGCTGCTGGCGGCCCAGCAATCGGCCACGGGCGGTGAGCTCGGCGCCGTGACCAGCGGCGTGCTGTTCGCCCGGCAGATGGGCGGCGCGCTCGGGACGGCAGTCATGGCGCTGCTCATCGGACCGGCGGCCATCGCGGCGGGCGGCTTCGAGCTTGCCGAAGGCCTGCGCCGGGCGTATGTCCTGTCGCTGGGGCTGGTCGCGGCCGCCTTCGTGGTAAGCCTGTGGCTGCCCGTGGTGCGCGCCGCGCCGGCCTCCCCTGCCGAACCCGTTCCCCTGGGACAGGACTGA
- a CDS encoding HD domain-containing phosphohydrolase, with protein sequence MTEGGLSFLEPVSDLRSQEAYLRLLNAMPVMLWTADAQGRWQHVNRHWSIYTGLLGETQGFGFEEALHPADRAPTLARWRQAVRSGQDYEIEYRLRSRRGDYHWFLIRGVQVRDDLGTGVAWVGTCTDIEPQKRAEQDTLATREAALRALALALEVRDRETSTHTERVTVLAVQLGTALGLLPEALGHLRLGASLHDLGKVAVPGRILHKPGALTEDERREMQRHSAEGERLAAALEFVPPPALQLVRHHHEHWNGRDYPDQLCGEAIPYLARLFAVIDVYDALRSERPYKAAWTREQALTELCAQAGEQLDPHMVEVFTRLVEEDALAS encoded by the coding sequence ATGACCGAAGGTGGCCTCTCGTTTCTGGAACCGGTGAGCGACCTGCGGAGTCAGGAGGCGTATCTGCGGCTGCTCAATGCCATGCCGGTCATGCTCTGGACCGCCGACGCCCAGGGACGCTGGCAGCATGTCAACCGGCACTGGAGCATCTACACGGGTCTGCTGGGCGAGACGCAGGGCTTCGGGTTCGAGGAAGCCCTGCACCCGGCGGACCGCGCGCCGACCCTCGCGCGCTGGCGTCAGGCAGTCCGCAGTGGTCAGGATTACGAGATCGAGTACCGCCTGCGCAGCCGCCGCGGCGACTATCACTGGTTCCTGATCCGCGGCGTGCAGGTGAGGGACGACCTGGGCACCGGCGTGGCCTGGGTGGGAACCTGTACCGACATCGAGCCCCAGAAGCGCGCCGAGCAGGACACCCTGGCCACCCGCGAGGCGGCGCTGCGGGCGCTGGCCCTGGCGCTGGAAGTCCGCGACCGCGAGACGAGCACCCATACCGAGCGCGTGACGGTGCTCGCCGTGCAGCTCGGCACCGCGCTGGGCCTACTGCCCGAGGCGCTGGGGCACCTGCGCCTGGGCGCTTCTCTGCACGACCTGGGCAAAGTGGCGGTGCCGGGGCGCATCCTGCACAAGCCGGGCGCCCTGACCGAGGACGAGCGCCGGGAAATGCAGCGTCATTCGGCCGAGGGCGAGCGGCTGGCGGCGGCGCTGGAGTTCGTGCCCCCGCCCGCCCTGCAACTCGTGCGCCACCATCACGAGCACTGGAACGGCCGGGACTATCCCGACCAGCTGTGCGGAGAAGCGATTCCTTACCTTGCCCGGCTGTTCGCAGTTATTGACGTGTACGACGCCCTGCGCAGCGAGCGGCCCTACAAGGCGGCCTGGACCCGCGAGCAGGCGCTCACCGAGCTATGTGCGCAGGCCGGCGAGCAGCTCGACCCCCACATGGTCGAGGTCTTCACGCGGCTGGTCGAGGAAGACGCCCTGGCGAGCTGA
- the cax gene encoding calcium/proton exchanger, which translates to MKWLNVMLVFLPIAAFLEYTGGNPTLIFISAALAILPLAGIMGQATEQLAVRAGSAVGGLLNATFGNATELIIAFFALQAGKLEVVKASLIGSILGNLLLVMGLAVLVGGLKYKEQRFNIKTAGAISSLLTISLIALSIPTIFDYAARAVAPEAAARLDVNLSDAAAVVLIIMYISYLFFTLRTHSDLLSASDDDDAEEHDGKPWSVALAVGVLAASTVAVAFMSEFLVGTLEAATASLGLTEFFVGLILIPIIGNAAEHAAAVMFALRNKMNLSMTISLGSTVQVALLVAPLLVLAGLIVGQPMNLVVTPLELIAIVAAVLIANSVVRDGETNWLEGVLLLGVYVILAFAVFFYPVA; encoded by the coding sequence GTGAAGTGGCTCAACGTGATGCTGGTGTTTTTGCCCATCGCCGCTTTCCTGGAATACACCGGGGGCAACCCCACCCTCATCTTCATCAGTGCGGCGCTCGCCATCCTGCCCCTGGCGGGCATCATGGGGCAGGCCACCGAACAGCTCGCGGTGCGGGCCGGCAGCGCCGTCGGCGGGCTGCTGAACGCCACGTTCGGCAACGCGACCGAACTCATCATCGCCTTTTTCGCGCTTCAGGCGGGCAAGCTGGAAGTCGTCAAGGCCAGCCTCATCGGGTCCATTCTGGGCAATCTGCTACTGGTGATGGGGCTGGCGGTGCTTGTTGGCGGCCTGAAGTACAAAGAGCAGCGCTTCAACATCAAGACGGCCGGGGCGATCTCCAGCCTGCTCACCATCAGCCTGATCGCTCTGAGTATTCCGACCATCTTCGACTACGCCGCGCGGGCGGTCGCGCCCGAGGCGGCCGCGCGGCTCGACGTGAATCTCTCGGACGCGGCGGCGGTCGTGCTCATCATCATGTACATCTCGTACCTGTTCTTCACGCTGCGCACCCACAGCGACCTGCTCTCGGCCTCGGACGACGACGACGCCGAAGAGCATGACGGCAAGCCCTGGAGCGTGGCGCTGGCTGTCGGGGTGCTGGCGGCGAGTACGGTGGCCGTCGCCTTCATGTCCGAATTTCTGGTCGGCACGCTGGAGGCCGCGACTGCCAGCCTCGGCCTCACCGAGTTCTTCGTGGGCCTGATCCTCATTCCCATCATCGGCAACGCGGCCGAACACGCCGCCGCCGTCATGTTCGCGCTGCGCAACAAGATGAACCTCTCGATGACCATCAGCCTGGGCAGTACGGTGCAGGTCGCGCTGCTCGTCGCGCCGCTGCTCGTGCTCGCGGGCCTGATCGTCGGGCAACCGATGAACCTGGTCGTGACGCCGCTGGAACTCATTGCCATCGTCGCTGCCGTCCTGATCGCCAACTCGGTCGTGCGCGACGGCGAGACCAACTGGCTCGAAGGCGTGCTGCTGCTGGGGGTCTACGTCATCCTGGCCTTCGCCGTGTTCTTCTACCCGGTGGCCTGA
- a CDS encoding TetR/AcrR family transcriptional regulator — MVQRSLTEKGDTAAQILDVAQELVQLRGFNAVSYSDISRRLGIRNASVHYHFPAKTDLGVALVRRYRERLEVHLAAISARGLPLPERLDAYLLAYREVVHPDGRICLCTVLANDFITLPETMQAEVAQFFELNRRWLAAALAEGQESGEMAATQPPEQAAAALLAGLEGAMLLARASGDTAQFEPLARILMEQLRAA, encoded by the coding sequence ATGGTTCAGCGGTCCCTCACCGAAAAAGGCGATACGGCCGCGCAGATTCTGGACGTAGCGCAGGAGCTCGTGCAACTGCGCGGCTTCAACGCCGTGAGCTACAGCGACATCAGTCGCCGGCTGGGCATCCGTAACGCGAGCGTTCATTACCACTTTCCCGCCAAGACCGACCTCGGTGTGGCCCTGGTGCGCCGTTACCGCGAGCGCCTGGAGGTGCACCTGGCCGCCATCTCGGCGCGGGGGCTGCCACTGCCCGAGCGACTTGACGCCTACCTGCTGGCCTACCGCGAGGTGGTGCATCCCGACGGCCGCATCTGCCTGTGCACGGTTCTGGCCAACGACTTTATCACCCTCCCCGAGACCATGCAGGCCGAGGTTGCCCAGTTCTTCGAGCTGAACAGGCGCTGGCTGGCCGCTGCGCTCGCCGAGGGCCAGGAAAGCGGCGAGATGGCAGCCACCCAGCCCCCGGAACAGGCCGCAGCTGCCCTGCTCGCCGGGTTGGAAGGCGCGATGCTGCTGGCCCGCGCTTCGGGCGACACGGCCCAGTTCGAACCGCTGGCCCGCATCCTGATGGAACAACTGCGCGCCGCCTGA